From a single Apium graveolens cultivar Ventura chromosome 2, ASM990537v1, whole genome shotgun sequence genomic region:
- the LOC141703123 gene encoding CENP-B homolog protein 2-like, with product MVTYPLMETTLLEWVHTYQTKINITSDLVKEKGAFFLNKLYSGANLSDFSNGWLERFKQRHGIDFFRRFGESGTVDMQAVEDVIPSLKNVLDQYDWKAIYNMDETGLFYRLQLNFIF from the coding sequence ATGGTTACATACCCGCTCATGGAAACGACGTTATTGGAGTGGGTTCATACATATCAAACTAAGATTAATATCACTAGTGATCTTGTGAAAGAAAAAGGTGCGTTTTTTCTTAATAAATTATATTCTGGTGCAAATTTATCTGACTTCTCAAATGGGTGGTTGGAGAGATTTAAGCAACGTCATGGAATAGATTTTTTTCGACGTTTTGGAGAAAGCGGAACTGTTGATATGCAAGCAGTTGAAGATGTGATTCCTAGTTTGAAGAATGTTCTTGATCAATACGATTGGAAAGCCATTTATAATATGGATGAAACTGGACTCTTCTATAGATTACagttaaattttattttttaa